One Lactobacillus sp. CBA3606 DNA segment encodes these proteins:
- a CDS encoding YlbF family regulator, whose amino-acid sequence MAVNIYDTANQLEQELRDTKEFKELKAAYATMQTNASAFDLFKDFQEIQMQLSQKQMNGEDLTDDEVKKAHDLADKVSNVDEIKTLMGKERNLNQLMNDLNQVITKPVQELYQG is encoded by the coding sequence GCAAACCAATTAGAACAAGAATTACGTGACACGAAAGAATTTAAGGAATTGAAGGCCGCTTATGCGACCATGCAAACAAATGCCAGTGCGTTTGATTTGTTTAAGGATTTCCAAGAAATTCAAATGCAATTGTCACAAAAACAAATGAATGGCGAAGACCTCACGGATGATGAAGTTAAAAAAGCCCATGACTTAGCTGATAAGGTCAGCAATGTTGATGAAATTAAAACATTAATGGGTAAGGAACGTAACTTGAACCAGTTAATGAATGACTTGAATCAAGTGATTACGAAACCGGTCCAAGAATTATATCAAGGCTAG
- a CDS encoding DNA repair exonuclease: MKFLHAADLHLDTPFQGLTALPAALQQQIIAAPLRALQRLVDLALAQQVDFVLLVGDLFDQQAQSVQAQAALMTALEQLKAAEIPVVLSFGNHDFQPDLTVWQFPDNVHVLGAQVETVTLTTAQQERVAISGFSYAQRWITTPMVPEFPFKAQAVDYQIGMLHGQVGTAGDHYAPFNVTDLLAKHYDYWALGHIHQRQQLNAVPPIEYPGNIQGRQRHETGDKGCLIVTSQANHQLVPTFESLTDLSWADWTPVLSGKLDRATLLAQLTDQLTALATNEQQLVTIQLPTHVQLTASANLALEQGALLTQLQTKLAATTIWPVALKLATLSTAPATFGVATATWEHAGQQVVTAANIADLAGHLLDEPFLNQALLETLTPAQWQQQVMTLLADQYQLTTTEADDAN; this comes from the coding sequence ATGAAATTTTTGCATGCAGCGGATTTACATTTAGATACCCCGTTTCAAGGGCTAACGGCCCTACCAGCCGCATTACAACAGCAGATCATTGCGGCACCGTTACGGGCATTACAACGATTAGTTGACTTGGCACTTGCACAACAAGTGGATTTTGTTTTATTAGTCGGGGACTTGTTCGATCAGCAAGCCCAAAGTGTGCAAGCGCAAGCGGCTTTAATGACGGCCTTAGAACAGTTGAAGGCGGCTGAAATCCCAGTGGTACTCTCTTTTGGAAATCATGATTTTCAACCAGATTTGACGGTTTGGCAGTTTCCAGATAACGTACATGTTTTGGGTGCGCAAGTAGAGACGGTTACGTTAACAACGGCACAACAAGAACGGGTTGCTATCAGTGGTTTTAGTTATGCGCAGCGTTGGATTACGACCCCCATGGTGCCGGAATTTCCATTTAAAGCGCAAGCCGTGGATTATCAAATTGGCATGTTACATGGACAGGTCGGGACGGCCGGCGACCACTATGCGCCCTTTAATGTTACCGATTTATTAGCGAAGCACTATGATTATTGGGCATTGGGACACATTCATCAACGGCAACAGCTAAATGCCGTACCACCAATCGAATATCCTGGCAATATTCAAGGCCGGCAACGTCATGAGACGGGGGATAAGGGCTGTCTGATTGTGACGAGTCAAGCGAATCATCAGTTAGTACCAACGTTTGAATCATTAACGGATTTGAGCTGGGCCGATTGGACACCGGTATTAAGTGGGAAACTTGATCGAGCCACTTTGCTGGCACAATTAACCGACCAACTTACAGCGTTAGCCACGAATGAGCAGCAATTAGTGACGATTCAATTACCAACGCATGTACAACTGACCGCCAGTGCTAATTTAGCGCTAGAACAGGGCGCCTTGTTGACACAATTACAAACAAAATTAGCGGCGACAACGATTTGGCCGGTGGCCCTTAAGTTGGCGACTTTATCAACGGCGCCGGCCACATTTGGTGTGGCGACGGCAACATGGGAACATGCTGGTCAGCAGGTCGTCACGGCCGCCAATATTGCCGACTTAGCGGGACATTTACTAGATGAACCTTTTCTAAATCAGGCTTTATTAGAAACGTTAACGCCAGCACAATGGCAACAACAGGTCATGACCTTGTTAGCCGATCAATATCAGCTCACGACGACGGAGGCCGATGATGCAAATTAA
- a CDS encoding AAA family ATPase, which produces MQIKRIEIAGFGKFSQQTFDLASGLQVFYGANETGKSTLRAFILGLLFGFPSRRHLLARYEPKTTSQYGGSLDLMVQGQLYRLTRLGDQPAKLVQLSTMTPQPLSLLAHWLNPYDETSYKQLFTFNQAELTALKSLSATDLNQQLQQVGTLGSAPWRATAAALRTSADTLYKPRGRKPELNQRLKAYQGLTDQVQTARQRYPDYQQLQQQVQQLTAQQTQLNQHLSAANVTQQTLANLRNQWPVYQQLKQLQAQATATQSALSAATVQRYQQLSTTQTELQHTLASARQQLAQQPVDRDSQGVLGFYVAHQAQFEALEAQLPQLQQALGRYQTLAGQTTAAKADYQQQLAAHPELTASLSPQRQAALTALKSALLTRPSRQQQHQTTKSAQVKPDWRLFAVCGVVVVLGLPVFGLKWLLWCLVLVGVGLLGWVGWHSAHQSAVAPKETALSAELTAAGLAPDLDPVAAQTQLALIDALQRAQATVTQAEQQLAAQAVTVGQALADYQFAAAWLPVDDQQLAGSVDRITAFYDQIHQMMQTQTMAGPDFAYTQRQVQQLTTQVQAVTAQLQQLATENQLADATALETAITAQADQVTRQTNLTQLAGQLTAAEQQALAQYETLADLQAAVATNRQQQTELQSQLAQQTEALVTTQTQLAQLTADGRYTELRQQQANQQTEMTVLARQWLTRQLGAAWIEQALQQLTNQQLPTIMGQATTYFAQLTRQRYNEIKLVDDDLVVQATAGPAFAVAELSTATKEQLYLALRLALIVHLGDQASLPIMIDDGFVNFDEERRQLAWHLLATVATHHQILYFTNETAALTAMNATTVHKLT; this is translated from the coding sequence ATGCAAATTAAACGTATAGAAATTGCCGGTTTCGGCAAATTTAGCCAGCAGACCTTTGACTTGGCGAGCGGGTTACAAGTCTTTTATGGGGCTAATGAAACGGGAAAATCCACGTTGCGGGCTTTTATTTTGGGATTGTTATTCGGTTTTCCATCACGGCGCCATCTATTGGCCCGGTATGAACCGAAAACGACCAGTCAATATGGTGGTTCACTAGATTTAATGGTTCAAGGTCAACTTTATCGGCTCACACGGTTAGGCGACCAGCCGGCAAAGTTAGTTCAGCTAAGCACGATGACCCCACAACCGCTATCGCTATTGGCGCATTGGTTGAATCCCTATGATGAGACGAGTTATAAGCAATTATTTACCTTTAATCAGGCTGAGTTAACGGCGCTAAAATCACTGAGTGCGACTGATTTAAATCAACAATTACAACAAGTCGGCACATTAGGAAGTGCGCCATGGCGGGCGACGGCGGCAGCATTACGAACGAGTGCAGATACGCTATATAAACCGCGTGGTCGTAAGCCAGAGCTTAATCAGCGCCTAAAAGCGTATCAAGGGTTAACCGACCAAGTTCAAACGGCTCGCCAACGTTATCCAGATTATCAACAGTTACAGCAACAAGTCCAACAATTAACGGCGCAACAAACACAATTAAATCAGCACTTGTCAGCCGCTAATGTCACCCAACAAACATTGGCTAATTTACGGAATCAGTGGCCAGTTTATCAGCAACTGAAACAGTTACAGGCACAAGCGACAGCGACACAGTCTGCATTGTCGGCGGCTACAGTTCAACGCTATCAGCAGTTAAGCACGACCCAAACTGAATTGCAGCATACGTTAGCAAGTGCCCGCCAACAATTGGCCCAACAGCCTGTTGATCGAGACTCACAGGGCGTATTAGGATTTTACGTTGCCCATCAAGCCCAATTTGAGGCTTTGGAAGCGCAACTACCGCAGTTGCAACAGGCACTAGGGCGTTATCAGACTTTGGCGGGGCAAACGACGGCAGCCAAAGCAGATTATCAGCAACAATTAGCGGCACATCCGGAATTAACGGCGAGTTTGTCGCCACAGCGTCAAGCCGCACTAACAGCTTTAAAATCAGCTTTACTAACCAGACCATCACGGCAACAGCAACATCAAACGACTAAGTCAGCCCAAGTTAAGCCAGATTGGCGGCTGTTCGCAGTTTGCGGCGTGGTGGTGGTGCTTGGCTTACCAGTGTTTGGACTCAAGTGGCTTTTATGGTGCTTAGTTTTAGTGGGCGTCGGTTTATTGGGGTGGGTCGGCTGGCATTCAGCCCATCAGTCTGCAGTGGCGCCCAAGGAGACCGCCTTGAGCGCTGAATTGACGGCGGCGGGATTAGCACCAGACTTAGACCCGGTAGCAGCGCAGACACAATTGGCATTAATTGACGCCTTGCAACGCGCCCAAGCGACGGTGACTCAAGCGGAACAACAATTAGCAGCGCAAGCGGTGACCGTTGGACAGGCCTTAGCTGATTATCAGTTTGCAGCGGCTTGGTTACCGGTTGATGATCAACAATTAGCGGGCAGCGTTGACCGTATCACAGCATTTTATGATCAAATTCATCAAATGATGCAGACGCAAACAATGGCTGGCCCAGATTTTGCTTATACGCAACGACAGGTTCAACAATTGACCACCCAAGTACAGGCAGTTACGGCACAATTACAGCAGTTGGCAACTGAAAATCAATTGGCAGATGCGACCGCACTGGAAACCGCGATTACTGCGCAAGCGGACCAAGTGACCCGCCAAACTAATTTGACGCAATTAGCGGGGCAGCTAACTGCCGCGGAACAACAAGCGTTGGCGCAATATGAGACGTTAGCTGATTTACAGGCCGCAGTTGCGACTAATCGGCAACAACAAACTGAATTGCAGTCGCAGCTTGCACAACAAACTGAAGCATTAGTAACCACACAAACGCAATTAGCACAATTAACAGCAGATGGGCGTTATACTGAATTACGCCAACAACAAGCCAATCAGCAAACTGAAATGACGGTGTTAGCGCGACAGTGGTTGACGCGACAACTAGGGGCCGCTTGGATCGAACAGGCCTTACAGCAATTAACCAATCAGCAGTTACCGACGATTATGGGCCAAGCCACGACCTATTTCGCGCAATTAACCCGACAGCGGTATAATGAAATCAAATTAGTTGATGATGATTTGGTCGTTCAAGCGACGGCTGGTCCAGCTTTTGCGGTTGCAGAGCTATCGACGGCGACCAAAGAGCAACTTTATTTAGCCTTACGCTTAGCCCTGATTGTGCACCTAGGTGATCAGGCGAGCTTACCGATAATGATTGATGATGGGTTTGTGAACTTTGACGAGGAGCGACGACAGTTGGCGTGGCACTTATTAGCAACCGTGGCAACCCACCATCAAATCTTATACTTTACGAATGAAACCGCAGCTTTAACAGCGATGAACGCAACAACTGTGCATAAACTAACCTAA
- a CDS encoding 3'-5' exoribonuclease YhaM family protein has translation MTKKLFDYQLDETVEGFFLLKDSEVRVTKTGKKFLAINFQDTSGEISGKFWDASDQDVAHFQAGRIVHLKGKRENYQGNPQIKIQQMRLTQPGEPQEVQQFVEHAPLDTATMEEQLNQYVFEITTPNWNRIVRHLLTQFHDAFFSYPAAKKNHHAFAGGLAYHTLSILRLAKAVADEYPHVNRSLLYAGAILHDMGKTIEMSGPVATTYTLAGNLVGHIVLIDEQIVEACQQLKIDEQAESVLILRHMILAHHGLLEYGSPVRPHVMEAEILHDLDDLDASIQMMQTAIIHAKPGEYTERLFAMDGRNFYRPEHDASKYLPDKD, from the coding sequence ATGACAAAAAAATTATTTGATTATCAGCTTGATGAGACCGTTGAGGGCTTCTTTTTATTGAAAGATTCTGAAGTGCGGGTCACCAAGACCGGTAAAAAATTCTTAGCAATTAATTTTCAAGATACTTCTGGTGAAATTTCTGGGAAGTTTTGGGATGCAAGTGATCAAGACGTGGCACATTTTCAAGCTGGACGAATCGTGCATTTAAAGGGGAAACGAGAAAATTATCAAGGTAATCCCCAAATTAAGATTCAACAAATGCGGTTAACTCAACCGGGAGAACCTCAAGAAGTGCAGCAGTTTGTCGAGCATGCGCCACTCGACACAGCTACGATGGAAGAGCAGTTGAATCAATATGTTTTTGAAATCACGACGCCGAATTGGAACCGAATTGTTCGGCATTTACTAACGCAATTTCATGATGCCTTTTTCAGTTATCCAGCAGCTAAAAAGAATCATCATGCGTTTGCCGGGGGCTTGGCGTATCATACGTTATCCATCTTACGGTTGGCAAAAGCGGTCGCTGATGAATATCCGCACGTTAATCGCTCACTACTCTATGCGGGGGCAATCTTGCATGATATGGGGAAGACGATTGAAATGTCTGGACCAGTGGCGACAACGTACACGTTGGCGGGCAACTTAGTCGGACATATTGTTTTAATTGATGAACAAATTGTTGAAGCGTGCCAACAGTTAAAGATTGATGAGCAGGCAGAATCAGTTTTGATTTTGCGGCATATGATTCTTGCCCATCATGGGTTGTTGGAGTATGGGTCACCAGTGCGTCCACATGTGATGGAAGCTGAGATTTTACATGATTTAGATGATTTAGATGCATCGATTCAGATGATGCAAACGGCGATTATACATGCAAAACCGGGCGAATATACGGAACGGCTCTTTGCAATGGACGGGCGAAACTTTTATCGGCCAGAACATGATGCTAGCAAGTATTTACCAGATAAAGACTAA
- a CDS encoding peptidylprolyl isomerase PrsA, with amino-acid sequence MKKWLIALAGVLLTFTLAGCGSKTVASTSGGKITESQYYSSMKGTSSGKQVLQQMILNKVLEKDYGSKVSTKTVTKQYNTYKSQYGSSFSTVLTQNGLTAKTFKEQIRSNLLLKEAVKDKVTITDAALKKQWKSYEPKVTVQHILVAKSDTADTVLSELKKDSSQANFTKLAKKYSTDSTSKSDGGKLAAFDNTNTSYSSKFLTAAFKLKNGAYTTSAVKTSNGYEIIRMIKNPGKGKMSDHTAELKKQILDNDMSDSTVLHNVVAKVLKAGNVKIKDSDLKNILSSYLSTSSSSSSSTN; translated from the coding sequence ATGAAAAAATGGCTTATTGCGCTCGCCGGTGTATTGTTAACCTTTACGCTTGCCGGTTGTGGCAGCAAGACAGTTGCGTCGACCTCTGGTGGTAAGATCACCGAAAGTCAATATTATAGTAGTATGAAGGGTACCTCTTCAGGTAAACAAGTCTTGCAACAAATGATTTTGAACAAAGTCCTCGAAAAAGACTACGGTTCAAAGGTTTCAACTAAGACAGTTACCAAGCAATACAACACATATAAATCTCAATATGGGAGTTCATTCTCAACTGTATTGACACAAAATGGGTTGACTGCTAAGACCTTCAAGGAACAGATTCGTTCAAACTTGTTACTCAAAGAAGCCGTTAAAGATAAAGTAACGATTACGGACGCTGCTTTGAAGAAACAATGGAAGTCATACGAACCTAAAGTCACTGTTCAACATATCTTAGTTGCGAAGAGTGACACTGCTGATACTGTTCTTAGTGAATTAAAGAAGGATTCTAGCCAAGCCAACTTTACGAAGTTAGCTAAGAAGTATTCAACTGATTCAACTTCTAAGAGCGACGGCGGTAAGTTAGCTGCTTTCGATAATACGAATACAAGCTATTCTTCTAAATTCCTAACTGCGGCCTTCAAGTTGAAGAACGGTGCATACACCACTTCTGCAGTTAAGACCAGCAATGGTTATGAAATCATCCGGATGATCAAGAACCCTGGTAAGGGTAAGATGTCTGATCACACCGCTGAATTGAAGAAACAAATCTTGGATAACGATATGAGCGACTCAACTGTCTTGCATAACGTTGTTGCTAAGGTGCTTAAAGCTGGGAATGTTAAGATTAAAGATAGTGATTTGAAGAACATCTTATCTTCATACCTATCAACTTCATCTTCTTCATCTTCAAGCACTAACTAA
- a CDS encoding HIT family protein, with amino-acid sequence MPAFEPKLDADCIFCKIINGDVPSYTIYEDNMVKAFLDISQGTPGHTLVIPKTHVPDLFAYDSDLASAVFARIPKIARAIKASDERIIGMNVVNNNGAVAYQSVFHSHFHLIPRYSDKDDFRMIFKDNSKKYDETDYTRLQNAIKTQLTD; translated from the coding sequence ATGCCAGCTTTTGAACCCAAACTCGATGCCGATTGTATCTTTTGCAAAATCATCAACGGCGATGTGCCTAGTTATACTATTTATGAAGACAACATGGTCAAAGCTTTCCTAGATATTTCGCAAGGAACGCCCGGTCACACCTTAGTTATCCCTAAGACACATGTGCCTGATCTGTTCGCATATGATAGTGATTTAGCTAGTGCCGTTTTTGCTCGTATTCCAAAGATTGCCCGGGCCATCAAAGCTTCTGATGAACGCATTATCGGCATGAATGTCGTTAATAACAATGGTGCCGTTGCTTATCAATCTGTCTTTCATTCTCATTTTCATTTAATTCCTCGCTATAGCGATAAAGATGATTTCCGAATGATTTTTAAAGATAATTCTAAGAAATACGATGAAACCGACTATACGCGTTTACAAAATGCAATTAAAACTCAGTTAACTGATTAG
- a CDS encoding ABC transporter ATP-binding protein, with protein sequence MALSVSHLVGGYSQIPVLKDISFQVAPGELVGLIGLNGAGKSTTINHIIGLLTPMKGSIMLNDVTLAQDPQQYKQQLAYIPETPVLYEELTLKEHLEMTMLAYGLDQKVAWERAHTLLKTFRLDNKLSWFPANFSKGMKQKVMIVCAFITNAKLFIIDEPFLGLDPLAVHDLLALIATVKEQGAAVLMSTHVLDTAEKFCDRFVLLHAGEIQTQGSFEEIKANYPDAGESLNDIYLSLTGVTRDE encoded by the coding sequence ATGGCATTATCAGTAAGCCATCTCGTTGGTGGCTATTCACAAATTCCGGTCTTGAAAGATATTAGTTTTCAAGTTGCACCGGGCGAATTAGTGGGCTTGATTGGGTTGAATGGGGCTGGTAAATCGACCACTATTAATCATATTATCGGGTTGTTAACGCCGATGAAAGGGTCGATCATGTTAAATGATGTGACGTTAGCACAGGACCCCCAACAATATAAACAACAATTGGCGTATATTCCAGAAACGCCAGTCTTATATGAAGAATTAACTTTAAAAGAACATTTAGAAATGACGATGTTGGCCTATGGGCTGGATCAAAAAGTCGCATGGGAGCGCGCACATACGTTGCTGAAAACATTTCGTTTGGATAATAAGTTGAGCTGGTTTCCGGCGAACTTTTCTAAGGGGATGAAACAAAAAGTAATGATTGTGTGTGCGTTTATAACTAACGCTAAGTTATTCATTATTGATGAGCCTTTCTTGGGATTGGACCCCTTAGCGGTACATGACTTGCTGGCGTTGATTGCGACTGTCAAGGAACAAGGTGCGGCCGTTTTAATGTCGACGCATGTGTTGGATACCGCTGAAAAATTCTGTGATCGGTTTGTCTTGCTGCACGCAGGTGAGATTCAAACGCAAGGTAGTTTTGAAGAAATTAAAGCGAATTATCCAGATGCGGGGGAGTCTTTGAACGATATTTATCTCAGTTTGACTGGGGTGACTCGGGATGAGTAA
- a CDS encoding phosphotransferase family protein codes for MDFELDDGWAVYPIDGNTDKAFMGKKNQQRLFLKRNASPFLAALSMEEITPRLIWTKRISSGDTLTAQEWLNGQTLTKQQMQLPEVAHLLARVHNSKLLHRMLTKVGGQIVRPQDFIRQYLSDLPDDLRQHPLMADVLAGLKNQLPTLPVADYRVCHGDLNHKNWLLSDHRQLYLVDWDAARFADPASDISLLLCEYLPLAAWQPWLAEYGETMTPAMQQRVIWYAKVNLLLNIKDNYYRNQYHKMNHEIIFLEELMQQQLSFF; via the coding sequence ATGGATTTCGAACTTGATGATGGTTGGGCGGTTTATCCGATTGATGGTAATACTGATAAAGCTTTTATGGGTAAGAAGAACCAACAACGATTATTCTTGAAACGGAACGCCTCGCCGTTCTTAGCGGCACTCTCAATGGAGGAAATAACGCCGCGCTTAATCTGGACGAAACGCATCTCAAGCGGTGATACTTTGACCGCGCAAGAATGGCTGAATGGTCAAACTTTAACGAAGCAACAAATGCAGCTGCCTGAAGTGGCGCATTTATTGGCACGTGTGCACAATTCCAAGTTGCTTCATCGGATGTTAACTAAAGTTGGTGGTCAGATTGTCCGACCACAAGATTTTATTCGTCAATATCTTAGTGATTTACCAGATGACTTGCGGCAACATCCATTGATGGCCGACGTCTTGGCGGGGTTAAAGAACCAACTCCCCACTTTGCCAGTGGCCGATTATCGCGTCTGTCATGGTGATTTGAATCATAAAAACTGGTTATTATCGGATCATCGCCAATTATATTTAGTTGATTGGGATGCGGCACGGTTTGCGGACCCCGCTTCAGATATTAGTCTATTATTATGTGAATACTTGCCATTAGCCGCTTGGCAACCGTGGTTAGCGGAGTACGGTGAGACCATGACACCAGCAATGCAGCAACGCGTCATTTGGTATGCTAAGGTGAACTTGTTATTGAATATTAAAGATAATTATTATCGTAATCAATATCACAAAATGAATCATGAAATTATTTTCTTAGAAGAACTGATGCAGCAACAATTATCATTTTTCTAA
- the trmB gene encoding tRNA (guanosine(46)-N7)-methyltransferase TrmB has product MRVRNKPWAPELINAHPELITETPADFRGKWQSRFKTPQPLQIEVGSGKGQFIIEMAKRHPEINYVAIEIQTSVIALILKKLVAEPLPNLQLAHADGESVTTFFEPQEVDRLYLNFSDPWPKSRHAKRRLTYKTFLASYQEVLKVHGQIEFKTDNRGLFEFSLTSMNNFGLQFEQVWLDLHAAMTPEENVETEYEQKYSSKGPIYKIIATFPTK; this is encoded by the coding sequence ATGCGTGTACGAAATAAGCCTTGGGCCCCGGAATTAATCAATGCCCATCCAGAACTGATCACTGAAACCCCCGCGGATTTTCGTGGTAAATGGCAAAGCCGGTTTAAGACCCCTCAGCCGCTCCAGATTGAAGTTGGTAGTGGTAAGGGTCAATTCATCATCGAGATGGCGAAACGTCATCCAGAGATTAATTATGTGGCGATTGAGATTCAAACGTCGGTGATTGCACTGATTTTGAAAAAATTAGTCGCTGAACCGTTGCCAAACTTGCAACTGGCTCATGCGGATGGTGAATCGGTGACGACCTTTTTTGAGCCACAGGAAGTCGACCGCCTTTACTTAAACTTTTCTGATCCATGGCCGAAGAGTCGACATGCGAAACGGCGCTTAACCTATAAGACTTTCTTGGCAAGTTATCAAGAAGTTTTAAAGGTACATGGGCAGATTGAATTTAAGACGGATAATCGTGGGTTATTTGAGTTTTCATTAACGAGTATGAATAACTTTGGGTTGCAGTTTGAACAGGTCTGGTTAGACTTGCATGCTGCAATGACACCTGAAGAAAATGTTGAAACTGAATATGAACAAAAATATAGTTCAAAAGGGCCAATTTATAAGATTATTGCGACCTTTCCAACTAAATAG
- a CDS encoding PepSY domain-containing protein, which produces MHKQIQYGGLLAVGMAGIAGGFSVSGLFKRLRRPTPNQILSQVKRAFLKEAPIEGSWIEMKKAPLQKFALRTDVYYGGVTRYEDGQLVQYEFLADANTGSILDIYRL; this is translated from the coding sequence ATGCATAAACAAATTCAATATGGCGGCTTGTTAGCAGTTGGCATGGCAGGGATTGCTGGTGGTTTTTCCGTTAGTGGGCTATTTAAACGCTTACGCCGACCAACCCCTAATCAAATTTTAAGCCAGGTTAAACGCGCTTTTTTAAAGGAAGCCCCGATTGAAGGTTCTTGGATTGAAATGAAAAAAGCCCCCTTACAGAAGTTCGCCTTACGAACGGATGTCTATTACGGTGGCGTGACACGTTATGAGGACGGTCAATTGGTCCAGTATGAATTCTTAGCAGATGCCAATACTGGTAGTATTTTAGATATTTATCGTCTCTAA
- the ytpR gene encoding YtpR family tRNA-binding protein, translated as MLITSYNPTELGDTLIAILRPDTADQKIETHQNVTRISDTATGETLGYNFFDVSKTLGALEVNGQVHLTATQVAQLNALLTANDFEADLVLDTTPKFVVGYVETATDHPKSDHLLVTKTQIGTDQPLQIVSGSPNMQADILVVVAKVGAMMPDGLIIWPGELRGVASNGMIVSGRELRLPNAPQRPGALILPADYQKVGEPFDFERAQTLFTA; from the coding sequence ATGTTAATTACAAGTTATAATCCAACCGAGTTAGGCGATACTTTAATCGCCATTTTACGACCAGATACTGCTGATCAAAAAATCGAAACGCATCAAAACGTGACCCGTATTAGCGATACCGCTACGGGTGAGACGCTGGGCTACAACTTTTTTGATGTTTCAAAGACCCTGGGCGCTTTAGAAGTGAATGGTCAAGTGCACTTAACTGCGACCCAAGTGGCACAATTAAATGCGTTATTAACAGCCAATGATTTTGAGGCCGACTTGGTCTTAGATACGACACCTAAATTCGTCGTCGGTTATGTTGAAACGGCAACGGATCATCCAAAATCTGATCATTTATTAGTGACAAAAACGCAAATTGGTACGGATCAGCCGTTACAAATTGTTAGTGGGTCACCAAATATGCAAGCTGATATTTTGGTTGTCGTGGCAAAAGTCGGCGCGATGATGCCAGATGGGCTAATCATTTGGCCGGGTGAATTACGTGGCGTGGCTAGTAACGGCATGATTGTTTCTGGTCGGGAACTTCGGTTACCGAATGCGCCGCAACGGCCGGGAGCTTTAATTTTGCCAGCCGATTATCAAAAAGTTGGTGAACCGTTTGATTTCGAACGGGCCCAAACTTTGTTTACAGCTTAA